The Streptomyces laurentii genome contains a region encoding:
- a CDS encoding oxidoreductase (Predicted nucleoside-diphosphate-sugar epimerases [Cell envelope biogenesis, outer membrane / Carbohydrate transportand metabolism];~Protein of unknown function (DUF2867); pfam11066;~atypical (a) SDRs, subgroup 2; cd05245;~identified by MetaGeneAnnotator; putative;~oxidoreductase [Streptomyces lividans TK24];~putative NAD(P) binding site [chemical binding];~putative active site [active]), with protein MDTDGTTRASRPADTPPACLVTGATGYIGGRLVPELLDRGHRVRCLVRSPEKLRDQPWADRVETVRGDVTDAASVARAMDGVDVAYYLVHALGSGRDFERTDRMAARVFGEEARRAGVGRIVYLGGLTPGSVPERDLSPHLRSRAEVGRILLASGVPTAVLRAAVIIGSGSASFEMLRYLTERLPVMVTPRWVHTRIQPIAVRDVLRLLVGCAHLPPEVNRAFDIGGPEVLTYRDMMLRYAAVAGLPRRMILPVPVLTPGLSSHWVGLVTPVPASLARPLTESLRYEVVCRENDIERYVPSPPGHPIRFDRAVALALRRVRDAQVATRWSSAAVPGAPSDPLPTDPDWAGGSLYTDVREREAHAAPEALWEVIEGVGGENGWYSFPSAWVVRGLLDRFAGGVGLRRGRRDARRLRVGDSLDFWRVEEIERGRLLRLRAEMRLPGLAWLELRVCDEEGDDAAEDDAAEDDAGARDRALGAHGPVRYRQRALFHPHGLLGHLYWWSVSPFHAVVFGGMARNIVRAAEQRDRRGAGAPDARTPAADGDAGTGPRRAPGGS; from the coding sequence ATGGACACGGACGGCACCACGAGGGCCTCACGGCCCGCGGACACCCCGCCGGCCTGCCTGGTCACCGGCGCGACCGGATACATCGGCGGCCGTCTGGTGCCGGAGCTGCTGGACCGGGGACACCGGGTGCGCTGCCTCGTCCGCAGCCCGGAAAAGCTGCGCGACCAGCCGTGGGCCGACCGGGTGGAGACGGTCCGAGGCGACGTGACCGACGCCGCGTCCGTCGCCCGGGCGATGGACGGCGTGGACGTGGCCTACTACCTTGTCCACGCGCTCGGCAGCGGGCGCGACTTCGAGCGCACCGACCGCATGGCCGCCCGCGTCTTCGGCGAGGAGGCCCGCCGGGCCGGCGTCGGCCGCATCGTCTACCTGGGCGGACTCACCCCCGGATCCGTGCCTGAGCGGGATCTGTCGCCCCACCTGCGTTCCCGTGCCGAGGTCGGCCGGATCCTCCTCGCCTCGGGGGTACCGACGGCGGTCCTGCGCGCCGCGGTGATCATCGGCTCCGGCTCCGCGAGTTTCGAGATGCTGCGCTACCTCACCGAGCGGCTTCCGGTGATGGTCACTCCCCGCTGGGTGCACACCCGGATCCAGCCGATCGCCGTACGGGACGTCCTGCGGCTGCTCGTCGGCTGCGCGCACCTGCCCCCCGAGGTGAACCGCGCCTTCGACATCGGCGGACCGGAGGTGCTGACCTACCGGGACATGATGCTCCGTTACGCCGCGGTGGCCGGCCTGCCCCGCCGGATGATCCTGCCCGTGCCCGTCCTGACCCCTGGTCTGTCCAGCCACTGGGTCGGTCTGGTGACCCCGGTGCCGGCCTCCCTCGCGCGTCCCCTCACCGAGTCCCTGCGCTACGAGGTGGTGTGCCGCGAGAACGACATCGAGCGGTACGTGCCGAGCCCGCCCGGCCACCCCATCCGCTTCGACCGGGCCGTCGCCCTCGCCCTGCGCCGCGTCCGCGACGCCCAGGTCGCCACCCGCTGGTCGTCGGCCGCCGTCCCCGGCGCACCGAGCGACCCGCTCCCCACCGACCCCGACTGGGCAGGCGGCAGCCTCTACACCGATGTGCGCGAACGCGAGGCCCACGCCGCGCCCGAGGCTTTGTGGGAGGTCATCGAAGGGGTCGGCGGGGAGAACGGCTGGTACTCCTTCCCGTCCGCCTGGGTGGTCCGCGGGCTGCTCGACCGTTTCGCCGGCGGCGTCGGCCTGCGCCGGGGACGCCGGGACGCCCGGCGGCTGAGAGTGGGCGACTCGCTCGACTTCTGGCGGGTGGAGGAGATCGAACGCGGCCGTCTGCTCCGGCTACGGGCCGAGATGCGCCTGCCCGGCCTCGCCTGGCTGGAGCTGCGCGTCTGCGACGAGGAGGGTGACGACGCCGCCGAGGACGACGCCGCCGAGGACGACGCCGGCGCTCGCGACCGCGCCCTGGGCGCGCACGGGCCCGTTCGCTACCGGCAGCGCGCCCTGTTCCATCCGCACGGGCTGCTCGGCCACCTGTACTGGTGGAGCGTCTCCCCGTTCCACGCCGTCGTCTTCGGCGGCATGGCCCGCAACATCGTGCGTGCCGCCGAGCAGCGGGACCGGCGGGGCGCGGGCGCGCCCGACGCCCGGACCCCCGCCGCGGACGGCGACGCCGGCACCGGCCCGCGCCGCGCACCCGGAGGAAGCTGA
- a CDS encoding hypothetical protein (B12 binding domain; cl03653;~DNA binding residues [nucleotide binding];~Helix-Turn-Helix DNA binding domain of the transcription regulators MlrA and CarA; cd01104;~MerR HTH family regulatory protein; pfam13411;~identified by MetaGeneAnnotator; putative;~transcriptional regulator [Streptomyces viridochromogenes DSM40736]) translates to MTEPTPGATAPGLTTGAVARRLGVSPTTLRSWDRRYGLGPTARSPGRHRRWSPADIARVERMCRLTAGGVPPAEAARVALTTRGEDTGLTTADRPAPAATRRGGAGGGLPLGDVRRECRGLARAAVRLDSAELESRLSAAIRDHGLVVAWEEVVVPTLRAVGRKWASSADRYVEVEHLLSWHVSTALRRAPLLLPRAASPAGAPPVVLACAPGEQHALPLEALHAALDERGVPCLMLGAAVPPEALLAAVRRTGPAAVVVWSQARTTAASALARRIDGLRWGAAGARGRPFVLPAGPGWDRRALRGFPRCSGLGDAVGLLRALYAPDGTVRRMPHVQEAGGGPSAPRTRS, encoded by the coding sequence ATGACCGAACCGACCCCGGGGGCGACGGCTCCGGGACTCACCACGGGTGCCGTCGCCCGTCGTCTGGGGGTCTCGCCCACGACCCTGCGTTCCTGGGACCGGCGCTACGGCCTTGGGCCCACGGCGCGCTCCCCCGGCCGGCACCGGCGCTGGAGTCCGGCGGACATCGCGCGGGTGGAGCGGATGTGCCGCCTGACGGCCGGGGGCGTGCCGCCGGCCGAGGCGGCCCGGGTGGCCCTCACGACGCGCGGGGAGGACACCGGCCTCACCACGGCGGACCGGCCGGCCCCGGCGGCGACGCGCCGTGGCGGAGCCGGCGGCGGCCTCCCTCTGGGTGACGTACGGCGGGAATGCCGGGGTCTGGCCCGGGCCGCGGTGCGGCTGGACTCCGCCGAACTGGAGTCCAGGCTGTCGGCGGCGATCCGGGACCACGGACTGGTCGTGGCCTGGGAGGAGGTCGTGGTGCCGACCCTGCGCGCGGTGGGCCGCAAGTGGGCGTCCTCCGCCGACCGTTACGTGGAGGTGGAGCATCTGCTGTCCTGGCACGTCTCCACGGCGCTGCGCCGCGCGCCTCTGCTCCTGCCCCGCGCGGCGTCGCCGGCCGGGGCGCCGCCGGTCGTCCTGGCCTGTGCGCCCGGTGAGCAGCACGCGCTCCCCCTCGAGGCCCTGCACGCCGCGCTGGACGAGCGGGGTGTGCCGTGTCTGATGCTCGGGGCGGCGGTTCCCCCGGAGGCACTCCTGGCCGCTGTGCGGCGGACCGGTCCGGCGGCCGTGGTGGTCTGGTCGCAGGCCCGCACCACGGCGGCGTCCGCCCTGGCGCGGCGGATCGACGGCCTGCGGTGGGGCGCGGCGGGCGCGCGGGGACGTCCCTTCGTCCTGCCCGCGGGGCCGGGCTGGGACCGGCGGGCGCTCCGCGGTTTCCCCCGCTGCTCAGGGCTCGGCGACGCCGTCGGGCTGCTCCGGGCGCTGTACGCGCCGGACGGCACGGTCCGCCGTATGCCCCACGTACAGGAGGCCGGGGGCGGCCCGTCGGCGCCCCGTACCCGTTCCTGA
- a CDS encoding ECF subfamily RNA polymerase sigma factor (DNA binding residues [nucleotide binding];~ECF subfamily RNA polymerase sigma factor [Streptomyces viridochromogenes DSM40736];~RNA polymerase sigma factor, sigma-70 family; TIGR02937;~Sigma-70 region 2; pfam04542;~Sigma70, region (SR) 4 refers to the most C-terminal of four conserved domains foundin Escherichia coli (Ec) sigma70, the main housekeeping sigma, and related sigma-factors (SFs). A SF isa dissociable subunit of RNA polymerase, it directs bacterial or...; cd06171;~identified by MetaGeneAnnotator; putative) — MNPFTAVPDGPASPGSVAGDEPVTGSVRPGTAPRRMPAAGDTAAPAPLTSPADWTDLHTRWSGLVHALARQALGDPGDAEDVVQQVFAEAWREWSGFSPERVTLPAWLAGITRRKIADALAAHALRAELAAAAAGLPTLLEPCPDEDQEGTVLDRLDVGRALDLLSAPQRRVLTLAFYQDLTQTQISQVTGWPLGTVKSHTRRGLDRLRDSLDPGTAAGGRAAAARPDEDVR; from the coding sequence GTGAACCCCTTCACGGCGGTGCCGGACGGACCGGCCTCTCCGGGCTCCGTTGCCGGTGACGAGCCCGTCACCGGGAGCGTGCGACCCGGCACCGCACCGCGGCGGATGCCCGCCGCCGGGGACACCGCCGCCCCCGCGCCTCTCACGTCCCCCGCCGACTGGACGGACCTGCACACCCGGTGGAGCGGGCTCGTGCACGCACTGGCCCGGCAGGCGCTCGGGGATCCGGGAGACGCCGAGGACGTCGTCCAACAGGTGTTCGCCGAAGCGTGGCGGGAGTGGAGCGGATTCTCCCCCGAACGGGTGACCCTCCCCGCGTGGCTGGCCGGCATCACCCGCCGGAAGATCGCCGACGCGCTGGCCGCACACGCGCTGCGGGCCGAACTGGCCGCGGCCGCCGCGGGGTTGCCCACCCTGCTGGAGCCCTGCCCGGACGAGGACCAGGAAGGGACGGTGCTCGACCGGCTCGACGTCGGCCGCGCCCTGGACCTCCTCAGCGCACCTCAGCGCCGGGTGCTGACACTGGCCTTCTACCAGGACCTGACACAGACCCAGATCTCCCAGGTCACCGGCTGGCCCCTGGGTACGGTGAAGAGTCACACCCGACGGGGTCTGGACCGCCTGCGGGACAGCCTCGACCCGGGGACGGCCGCGGGGGGACGCGCGGCCGCGGCACGGCCGGACGAAGACGTCCGGTGA
- a CDS encoding deoxyribodipyrimidine photolyase (DNA photolyase; pfam00875;~Deoxyribodipyrimidine photolyase [DNA replication, recombination, and repair]; COG0415;~FAD binding domain of DNA photolyase; pfam03441;~deoxyribodipyrimidine photolyase [Streptomyces lividans TK24];~identified by MetaGeneAnnotator; putative) — MHVSVVLFTADLRLHDHPPLRAALASADAVVPLFVRDRGVEAAGFAAPNRRAFLDDCLADLDAGLRKRGGRLVVRSGDLVEEVCRVATETGADSVHMAADGSAFATRRERRLRTALERSGRWLVVHDAVTVVVPPGLVTPAASDHYAVFTPYHRQWARVPLRQVYGAPRTVPVPEEARGEPLPAHRGTDGTSPGLPPGGETRARAALTAYGRHGLDSYDTTHDDLSADATSRLSAHLHFGTLSPVEVVHRARRHGGPGAEAFVRQLAWRDFHRQVLAARPAAAHADYRTRHDRWRTEDTASGDIDAWREGRTGYPVVDAAMRQLRHEGWMHNRARLLTASFLTKSLYVDWRIGAAHFLHWLVDGDLANNQLNWQWMAGTGNDTRPNRVLNPVTQARKYDPRGAYVRRWVPELAELEAPLVHVPWRLPEADRAGLGYPAPVVDLADGLGRFRRARGTRP, encoded by the coding sequence ATGCACGTGTCCGTCGTTCTGTTCACCGCCGACCTGCGCCTGCACGACCATCCGCCGCTGCGGGCCGCCCTGGCGTCGGCCGACGCGGTGGTGCCGCTGTTCGTACGGGACCGGGGCGTCGAGGCGGCCGGTTTTGCCGCGCCCAACCGCCGCGCCTTCCTCGACGACTGCCTGGCCGACCTCGACGCCGGGCTGCGGAAGCGGGGCGGCCGGCTCGTGGTCCGCTCCGGCGACCTGGTCGAGGAGGTGTGCCGGGTGGCGACCGAGACGGGCGCCGACAGCGTGCACATGGCGGCCGACGGCAGCGCGTTCGCCACCCGCAGGGAACGGCGGCTGCGCACCGCCCTGGAACGGTCCGGTCGCTGGCTGGTCGTGCACGACGCGGTCACCGTCGTCGTCCCGCCTGGTCTGGTGACCCCCGCCGCCTCCGACCACTACGCCGTCTTCACCCCGTATCACCGGCAGTGGGCGCGCGTGCCGCTGCGGCAGGTGTACGGCGCGCCGCGCACCGTACCCGTGCCGGAAGAGGCGCGCGGCGAACCGCTCCCCGCGCACCGGGGGACCGACGGGACGTCGCCCGGCCTCCCGCCCGGCGGCGAGACCCGGGCCCGCGCGGCCCTGACCGCGTACGGGCGCCATGGACTGGATTCCTACGACACGACGCACGACGACCTGTCCGCCGACGCCACCTCGCGCCTCTCCGCCCACCTCCACTTCGGCACCCTGTCACCGGTGGAGGTGGTGCACCGGGCCCGCCGGCACGGCGGTCCGGGCGCCGAGGCGTTCGTACGGCAGCTCGCCTGGCGCGACTTCCACCGCCAGGTGCTCGCCGCGCGCCCGGCCGCCGCGCACGCCGACTACCGCACCCGGCACGACCGGTGGCGTACCGAGGACACCGCGAGCGGCGACATCGACGCCTGGCGCGAGGGCCGCACCGGCTATCCGGTCGTCGACGCCGCCATGCGGCAACTGCGGCACGAGGGCTGGATGCACAACCGCGCCCGGCTCCTCACCGCCAGTTTCCTGACCAAGTCCCTCTACGTCGACTGGCGGATCGGCGCGGCCCACTTCCTGCACTGGCTGGTCGACGGCGACCTCGCCAACAACCAGCTCAACTGGCAGTGGATGGCCGGCACCGGCAACGACACTCGGCCCAATCGGGTCCTCAACCCGGTGACGCAGGCCCGGAAGTACGACCCGCGGGGCGCCTACGTACGCCGGTGGGTTCCCGAACTCGCCGAGCTTGAGGCCCCGTTGGTGCACGTGCCCTGGCGGCTTCCCGAAGCCGACCGCGCCGGACTCGGCTACCCGGCCCCGGTCGTCGACCTCGCCGACGGACTGGGACGCTTCCGCCGCGCCCGCGGCACCCGGCCGTGA